Genomic window (Candidatus Omnitrophota bacterium):
GCTGAAAATAGTCTGCCATGTTATAACCGCAAAAAGGCACCATCGCCATGGGGTCATAACGCACTTCACCCTGTTTGCCGAACTGCGCGGCAGTACGTTCGGAGGCCATAGTAGCTCCCACAAAAACACCATGTTGCCAGTTAAAAGCCTCAAAAACCAGCGGTGTCAGCTTAGCCCTGCGGCCGCCAAAAATGATCGCTGAAACCGGAACGCCTTTTTTAAGGTGCGAGGTGCCTTTCGGAGCCGTAGGACACTGACTAAATGGAGCCGTAAACCGGCTATTGGGATGAGCTCCCAAGACTTTCTTCCCGTTCGCATCTGTCATTCCGGGATGCCAAGGTTTCCCTTCCCAATTTACCCCTTCAGCAGGAGGCTGTTCATCGCCCCCTTCCCACCAAACCGTATTATCGGGTTTTAAGAGAACATTAGTAAAGATTGTATTTTTTTGGATGGTTTTAATGGCATTTGGATTGGACTTCAAATTTGTCCCGGGTAAAACACCAAAAAACCCGCTTTCCGGATTAACCGCTAAAAGCGTTCCTTTTTTATCCGGACGCATCCAGGCAATATCATCGCCAACCGTTGAAACAGTGTATTTCTTTTTAGACAAGCTTTTGGGCGGAACAATCATGGCAAGATTGGTTTTGCCGCAAGCACTGGGAAAAGCACCAGTCACATACTGCATTTTTCCGGCCTTGCTTTTTAAGCCTAAAATAAGCATATGCTCGGCCATCCAATTTTCCTGCCTTGCCAGATAGCTGGCAACACGAAGCGCTAAGCATTTTTTTCCCAAAAGAACATTGCCACCATAGCCGGAACCGACGCTCCAAATCGTATTATCCTGAGGAAAATGCAGAATAAGCCGGCGGTTAATGTCAAGATCGGCTTTGCTATGTAAACATTTCGTAAACTCACCATTTTTTCCTATTGAATCAAGGACTTTTTGTCCAATACGCGTCATGATCCGCATATTAAGAACGACATAAATACTGTCCGTCAACTCAACACCAATCTTACAAAAAGACGATCCCGGAAGCCCCATAGCAAACGGGACAACATACATCGTGCGGCCTTTCATGGCGCCGCGAAAAAGATCCGCCGCCTTTTTATAAGCATCTGCTGGAGACATCCAATTGTTGGTTGGTCCCGCATCTTCTTTCTTTGGAGTACAAATAAAGGTGAGATTTTCCGTGCGCGCGACATCGCTGGGATGCGTACGATGATAAAAACACCCGGGGAGTTTTTTAGAGTCGAGGGTCACTAGCTCTTTCGTGACAAGAGCCTCCTCTTCTAATTTCTTCTTTTCCTTCTCGGATCCACTGATCCAAACAACTTGATCCGGCTGACACAAGGCAGCCATTTCTTCAACCCACAAGTTCAATTTTTTATGATCGCTCATCTTGTTTCTCCGTTCGATGTTTTCTTTAAGAAATAGAATTTACTATCTCTGCGTTCCTTTAAAATCGCCATCATTATACAGAGGAAAAGCGCCTTGTCAATATTTTCACGTGTTTAAAAGCAAAAAAAAGGCGGCCGCGAAAATCGCGGCCGCCTTTTACCACTTATAATCGTTATTATTTATTTTATGATCCGGTTAAAATCGTCTTGGATGCGAATAATATCGTCTTCTCCTAAATATTTTCCGCAAGCAACTTCGATAAAAACCAGATCTTTTTTTCCGGTATTGCCGATGCGATGGACCGCACCCAGCGGAACATCAACAACTGTTCCGGGAACAACCGCTAGTTTCTTCTTATTAACAACAGCTAATCCACGTCCTTCAACAATGATCCATTTTTCAGAACGGTGTTGATGCTTCTGAAGGCTCAAGCGGCATTTTGACTTGACTTTAACACGCTTAACCCAAACTTTTGGTTCATAGAAAAGCATGCGGTATTCGCCCCAAGGACGAACAGAATGTTTCTTATTAAACCGAGGGATCTTTCTTTTACTTTTCTTAAGCATATTCTTAATTGACTATAACCGATTCATAATATTGTCTAAGATCTCGCGGGATCGGACCTCATCGCCAAGCGTGCCGACGCGGATCGCAACCTTGGTTAGATCCTTCGAAACATGTTCGATATCGATCCAGACATGTTTTCCATCAGCATATTTTGATTCGATCTTGGCCGTCGTCTTATCTTTGTTGTCAACCAAAATCGGCAACTCTAATTTCTTTAACGCGAGAATTGATGCCCGATGTACACGGTCAACCGAAGCGTTCAACTGTTGCTCAAGTTTTCCGGTAACCCATATCATGCCGCCGGCTCCGGCCGCCGCACCGACCAAAAGTGGAAAACAACCAGAAAGCTGAAAAGACAGCAACGCTGCTACTGCTGCCAAAGATATCTTATTTTTCATCAGTTCCTCCTTTAGGATCAATGATCCTTGTTTATTCTACTAAAAAATATTTTTATTGCTCCTAATAAATCATTTAAATTTTTAGACGTATGCGCTCCGGAAATAAAAAATGTTTCAAGCTCGGCCGGCGGCCAATAAATTCCGGCTTGAAGCAATTCCCGGAATAATTGCCGGTATAATTTTGATGAAGATTTATTTTGCGCATCGCTATAATTTTCAGCGCCATTTCGCCCAAACCGAATGCTCAACATTGACCCATAACACGATAAAGACGCATTAATTTGATCGGCCTTAAAATATTGGTTCACTTTTTTTGAGAACTCATCCGATATCTTATTTAAACGCGAGTAAAATGACTTGGTGAGAATTTCCAGCGTAGCAATTCCTGCGCTCATAACAACCGGATTTCCCGCAAATGTTCCTGCCTGATAAACACCGCCTTCGGGTGCCAAGCAATTCATAATATCATTTCGCCCGCCGTACGCACCAACAGGAAACCCACCGCCGATAATTTTCCCTAAGCAGGTCAGATCCGGAATAATTCCAGTATCACACTGAACACCGCCTCGGCTTAAACGGTATCCGCTCATCACTTCATCAAAAATAAGGACAATACGATATTTCTTTGTCAAATACCGCAAGGCCTTTAAGAAATCCTTATTTGCCCGCACAACGCCCATATTTCCGGCTACAGGTTCCAAAATGACACAAGCAACTTGCTTATGAAAACGCTCAATGGTTTCCGTTGCTTTTTGAATATCGTTAAATGGAAGGCTGATCGTTTCTTTAATATGGTTTTGCGTGATCCCTAAGCTTGAAGAACTTTTTAAATTCGCAACCCCCGAACCGGCCTTGATCAAGAGATCATCAAAATGCCCGTGATAACAACCGTCAAATTTGACGATCATATTTTTCCTGGTAAAACCTCGGGCAAGCCGAATAGCGCTCATGGTTGCTTCCGTTCCGGAATTAACAAAACGAATTTTTTCTATCGAAGGAACATCCCGTACGATAACTTGAGCTAAGGTAATTTCCGGCTTCGTTGTTGTCCCGAAACTTGATCCCGAGAGGACAGCCGTACGAACAGCCTTTACAACATTTGGATGCGCGTGGCCAACGATCAAAGCACCCCAAGACAAACAATAGTCGATGTAGGAATTATTATCCACATCAAAGAATTTTGCTCCGTGTCCACGCCTTATCACAAGCGGATCGCCGCCCACCGCCATAAAGGAGCGGACCGGGCTATTAACACCGCCGACTAAAACTTTTCGAGCTTGCGTAAATAATTTTATTGATCTTTGGATAGCCATTTTAAAATATCCGCTGCATGATAAGAGATAATAACGCCTGCTCCCGCCCTTTTAATGGCCGTCAGACTTTCCAAGACAACATCACGTTCATTGATCCAATTCTTTGCGGCAGCGGCTTTGATCATGGAATATTCCCCGCTGACGCTATACGCAGCAATTGGCACATTAAATTGAGATTTAAGAGAAGCAATGATATCCAGATAGGCCAATGCCGGCTTAACCATGATCACATCAGCGCCCTCTTTAATATCTTGTTTTGCTTCTTTTAAAGCCTCCCGGGAATTTGCCGGATCCATTTGATAAGATTTGCGGTCGCCAAAATGCGGCGTCGATTCGGCCGCGTCGCGAAATGGGCCATAGAATGACGATGCGTATTTAACCGCGTACGACATGATCGCCGTATCCTGAAATCCATTAGCGTCTAGATCTTCTCTAATTTGTTTGACTCTTAGATCCATCATATCCGACGGCGCAACAATGTCGGCTCCGGCCGCGGCATGTGACACAGCCGCTTTCCCAAGGATCTTGATCGTTTCATCATTATCCACATAATTATCCCGGACAATTCCGCAATGGCCATGGTTCGTATAGCCGCATAAGCACACATCAGTGATAACCAAAAATCCTGGAAAATTTTTCTTGACCGCTTTAACAGCCTTTTGAACAATTCCCGCGGGAGAATAAGCCGATGTTGCGTTTGCGTCTTTTTTACTGCCAACGCCAAAGAATAATCCGGCATGCCCACCGAGTTTTTGATATTGCTCAATGCTCCGCAAAAGATTATCTGTTGAATGGCGGTAGATTCCAGGCATTGACGCGATCGCTTCTTTTTTACTGCTTCCATCAACAACAAAGAAAGGCTGGATCAACTCCTCCGAAGAAATTCTAGTCTCCCGAAAAAGACGCCGCATTGTTTCATTTTTTCTTAAACGACGAAATCTCATGTCAGCTTAATACCTCGCTTTCATACCCTAACAATTTTAACGCTTCTTGGGTTAACGGGCCTTTAGCAAAAATATTCCATTCTTTGGGGATCACGCGAAAATCCGCAAGAAAATTATTTACAGTAGACGGACTGGTAAATATTATGGCATTAATTTTTTCTTTGGGAATATTTTTCTTCGCCGGTTTTTGGTTCTTATAAATTGCGACTTCGTGGATAACCGCCCCTCTTTTCAAAAGCTCTCTTTTCAGATACGGATTGGAAAGGTTCGAACGAGGAAAAAGTATTTTGATCCCTTTCAGAATGAAAAACTTTTCCAAGGCTTTTAAAAGCCCTTGGCTCGTCTCAGGAAAAGCAGTTACCTTAGGATAGATGCCAGCTTTAATAAGCGCATCCGCCGTGTCTCGGCCGATAACGGCAAAATCATTTTCTTTGAACTTCCGAACGGAACATTTCGCCTTCCGCGCGGATTTTAAGAAATACTCAACCGCGAACCGGCTAGTTAAGATAATAAGCTGCGAGCTTTGTATACGCTTCGACAGGCTCGCTAAATCCTTTCTTGAGAATTTTATTTCCGAAATAGCGATCATGGGAAAATGAATGATCTTTCCCAGTGATGCATATTTCCGGGGATGCGTTCCCAAATAAAGAAATGTCGGCTTCCCAGAGAATTCATTGTTGGCCTGCGCTTCCTTTTTCCAGAATTTAACAACTCCCCCCACAATGATTAAAGCCGGTGGATCAATGTTAATTTTGCGCGCGATTTGCACGATCGTCGCAATTGTCCCAACGGCGATCTTTTCTTCAGGATAAGTTCCCCGGGAAACGATCATGACGGGAGTTTCGTTTTTCCATCCTGCTTTCTTTAACGACCGGATAATGGCCGGTAATTTGCTTAGCGCCATAAGAAAAACGATAGTATCTGTTTTCGGAATTACGATGTTTCCTGCATTATCTCTCCCCTCATCCGCGCCATGACCGCTAAGAAAAGCAACAGACGATGAAATGCCGCGCGCCGTCAAAGGAATACCCAGCGCTGACGGAATTCCGGTGACCGAGCTAACACCCGGAATGATTTCAACCGGAATATGGTGAGATCTTAAATACTGGATCTCATCCGCTCCGCGGCCAAAAATGAGAGGATCGCCGCCTTTTAAGCGCACAACATTTTTCCCGTCCATAGCCGCCACGCGCAACATCCTGGAAAGCTCCGGTTGCGGCAAAGAGTGGCTGCCTTTTCGTTTTCCGGAATAAATTTTCTCAGCTCCTTTGGCATGATCAAGCAAACTTCGACTTGTTAGATAATCGTAGAAAACAATGTCTGCCTTTTTTAATGCCTCAACGGCCTTGACCGTTATTAAACCCGGATCTCCCGGGCCCGCCCCCACCAAAGAAACACATCCATATTTCTTGCGTGCGTCCATCGAGGAAAAAATATCTTTAAGCCAAGCATCACGGTCTCTACCCACAACCGCCAGCTGGCCTTGGAGCGGTGTCGCTTCATAGGGCAAAATTTCGGTAATCAAATGCTCAAGCTTAAGTCTTTTTAAAGCACACGTCGCAATAATAACGCCGTCCAGTCTTCCGCCTTGAACCTGTTTAATTCTTTCATCAATATTACCGCGTACTTCAACCGTTTTTACATTTGGATTTAACCGCAAAATAGCCTCACGCCTGGAAGGGCTACTCGTCCCGATCTTAGCGCCTTTTTTAAGCCGGGATATTTTATCCTTGCCGACAAACGCATCCGTTTCATCCAAAGGATCAGTAAGGGCAAAAATAGATAACCCCGCTGGCAGCTCTTGCGGCAGGTCTTTCGCGCTATGAATGGCAATGTCAATTTTCTCAGAAAGGATGGCACTATCTAAGGTATCTGTAAAGAAATTATCAGCGCTGTGCGACAAAGATGTTTTTTTATCCTTGTCCCCTCTTGTATCAAATATTTTGTGGACATGCGGCAACCTAATGCCCCTTCCTTTAAGCAAAAGAAGGATCTCTTCAACTTGCACTAAAGCTAGGCGGCTGCCGCGAGAACCAATTCTAATTTTTCGCGTGCTGATAGCTTTTTTCATGCTGATTTTTCCCTGAGCATATTTTTAATCGAATTACGAATATGGGCGCTACGGCCGGGATCAAGCCCGGATGTTGAAACGGCAATAATTAATTTCCGCTTTTTGTAAACAGCCGGCGATATGAAACTTGACCGGCGATGATCATCCGCCACATTGACCAATAACTTCTTTTTCTTGGCTAATTTCTCAATACGATGATTGAGAGCTAAATTATCCGTACACGCATAAATAAGTTGATGCCCGGCTAAATCGGAGTTCGTAAAGCGTCGAACCATTAAACAGATTTTCTTTCGATGACCCAAGTGAACAATTCTTGGCAAGGGTTCTTTAGCGACAACCGTAATTCGCGCTTTAAATTTAACTAAATTCTTTAGTTTTTGCAAAGCAATTTTACCGCCCCCCACTATAAGAATCTTGCAGGAAGCGGAGTCAATAAAAACCGGAAAATAACTTTTGCTAAGCATAAGATTATTCGCTGATAAGTTTCTTGATGGCAGGAAGCATTTTTTGAGTGGCCTCTTCGCCGCTTTTGATGAGATGATCAACGCGGTAGAGTTCAAACCAGCTAACGCCGGATAGATCCGGATGAATGACAACATCCGCCTGCTGAGCGCTCTGCTCCGCAATAACATATTCGGTCGCCTGAAGGCTGCAAACAATAATGTCAAAT
Coding sequences:
- a CDS encoding phosphoenolpyruvate carboxykinase (GTP) encodes the protein MSDHKKLNLWVEEMAALCQPDQVVWISGSEKEKKKLEEEALVTKELVTLDSKKLPGCFYHRTHPSDVARTENLTFICTPKKEDAGPTNNWMSPADAYKKAADLFRGAMKGRTMYVVPFAMGLPGSSFCKIGVELTDSIYVVLNMRIMTRIGQKVLDSIGKNGEFTKCLHSKADLDINRRLILHFPQDNTIWSVGSGYGGNVLLGKKCLALRVASYLARQENWMAEHMLILGLKSKAGKMQYVTGAFPSACGKTNLAMIVPPKSLSKKKYTVSTVGDDIAWMRPDKKGTLLAVNPESGFFGVLPGTNLKSNPNAIKTIQKNTIFTNVLLKPDNTVWWEGGDEQPPAEGVNWEGKPWHPGMTDANGKKVLGAHPNSRFTAPFSQCPTAPKGTSHLKKGVPVSAIIFGGRRAKLTPLVFEAFNWQHGVFVGATMASERTAAQFGKQGEVRYDPMAMVPFCGYNMADYFQHWLKMGKIMGKKAPRIFCVNWFKQDENGKFLWPGYGENLRIVEWILNRCNGKVGAIKTPIGFIPDPKDIDLSGLDLSAETMKDLFAINKEEWAQELNSQQAFFNQFEGRLPSEINQEYEGLKGRFNTF
- a CDS encoding bifunctional precorrin-2 dehydrogenase/sirohydrochlorin ferrochelatase, translated to MLSKSYFPVFIDSASCKILIVGGGKIALQKLKNLVKFKARITVVAKEPLPRIVHLGHRKKICLMVRRFTNSDLAGHQLIYACTDNLALNHRIEKLAKKKKLLVNVADDHRRSSFISPAVYKKRKLIIAVSTSGLDPGRSAHIRNSIKNMLREKSA
- the cobA gene encoding uroporphyrinogen-III C-methyltransferase — protein: MKKAISTRKIRIGSRGSRLALVQVEEILLLLKGRGIRLPHVHKIFDTRGDKDKKTSLSHSADNFFTDTLDSAILSEKIDIAIHSAKDLPQELPAGLSIFALTDPLDETDAFVGKDKISRLKKGAKIGTSSPSRREAILRLNPNVKTVEVRGNIDERIKQVQGGRLDGVIIATCALKRLKLEHLITEILPYEATPLQGQLAVVGRDRDAWLKDIFSSMDARKKYGCVSLVGAGPGDPGLITVKAVEALKKADIVFYDYLTSRSLLDHAKGAEKIYSGKRKGSHSLPQPELSRMLRVAAMDGKNVVRLKGGDPLIFGRGADEIQYLRSHHIPVEIIPGVSSVTGIPSALGIPLTARGISSSVAFLSGHGADEGRDNAGNIVIPKTDTIVFLMALSKLPAIIRSLKKAGWKNETPVMIVSRGTYPEEKIAVGTIATIVQIARKINIDPPALIIVGGVVKFWKKEAQANNEFSGKPTFLYLGTHPRKYASLGKIIHFPMIAISEIKFSRKDLASLSKRIQSSQLIILTSRFAVEYFLKSARKAKCSVRKFKENDFAVIGRDTADALIKAGIYPKVTAFPETSQGLLKALEKFFILKGIKILFPRSNLSNPYLKRELLKRGAVIHEVAIYKNQKPAKKNIPKEKINAIIFTSPSTVNNFLADFRVIPKEWNIFAKGPLTQEALKLLGYESEVLS
- the hemL gene encoding glutamate-1-semialdehyde 2,1-aminomutase yields the protein MAIQRSIKLFTQARKVLVGGVNSPVRSFMAVGGDPLVIRRGHGAKFFDVDNNSYIDYCLSWGALIVGHAHPNVVKAVRTAVLSGSSFGTTTKPEITLAQVIVRDVPSIEKIRFVNSGTEATMSAIRLARGFTRKNMIVKFDGCYHGHFDDLLIKAGSGVANLKSSSSLGITQNHIKETISLPFNDIQKATETIERFHKQVACVILEPVAGNMGVVRANKDFLKALRYLTKKYRIVLIFDEVMSGYRLSRGGVQCDTGIIPDLTCLGKIIGGGFPVGAYGGRNDIMNCLAPEGGVYQAGTFAGNPVVMSAGIATLEILTKSFYSRLNKISDEFSKKVNQYFKADQINASLSCYGSMLSIRFGRNGAENYSDAQNKSSSKLYRQLFRELLQAGIYWPPAELETFFISGAHTSKNLNDLLGAIKIFFSRINKDH
- the hemB gene encoding porphobilinogen synthase, producing the protein MRRLFRETRISSEELIQPFFVVDGSSKKEAIASMPGIYRHSTDNLLRSIEQYQKLGGHAGLFFGVGSKKDANATSAYSPAGIVQKAVKAVKKNFPGFLVITDVCLCGYTNHGHCGIVRDNYVDNDETIKILGKAAVSHAAAGADIVAPSDMMDLRVKQIREDLDANGFQDTAIMSYAVKYASSFYGPFRDAAESTPHFGDRKSYQMDPANSREALKEAKQDIKEGADVIMVKPALAYLDIIASLKSQFNVPIAAYSVSGEYSMIKAAAAKNWINERDVVLESLTAIKRAGAGVIISYHAADILKWLSKDQ
- a CDS encoding phosphomannose isomerase type II C-terminal cupin domain, with amino-acid sequence MLKKSKRKIPRFNKKHSVRPWGEYRMLFYEPKVWVKRVKVKSKCRLSLQKHQHRSEKWIIVEGRGLAVVNKKKLAVVPGTVVDVPLGAVHRIGNTGKKDLVFIEVACGKYLGEDDIIRIQDDFNRIIK
- a CDS encoding DUF3568 family protein; translation: MKNKISLAAVAALLSFQLSGCFPLLVGAAAGAGGMIWVTGKLEQQLNASVDRVHRASILALKKLELPILVDNKDKTTAKIESKYADGKHVWIDIEHVSKDLTKVAIRVGTLGDEVRSREILDNIMNRL